From the Achromobacter xylosoxidans A8 genome, the window CACGCGCAACACCCATGTCTATCCCGACCGGATCGACCTGGAGCTGGTCGATGGCCCGTTCTCCAGCCTGGTGGGACACTGGGAGTTCCAGCCCCTGGCCGAAGACGCCTGCAAGGTCCTGTTCACCATGGAGTACGCGTTTTCCAACCGGGCGTTGGAAATGGTGGTGGGGCCGGTCTTCAACCGCATCGCCACCAGCTTCATCGATTCCTTCACCAAGCGCGCGCAGGCCAAGTATGGCGAATGAGCCGTCCGTGGCGCAGATCGGCGTCAGCGTCTGTTATGCCTTGCCGGGCCACGTCTGGCTGCGTGAATTGCGCCTACCCGATGGCGCCACCGTGGCCGATGCGCTGGCGGCCAGCGGCTTCGCCCAGGCCTTTCCGGTGGTGCAGCCCTGGACCCGGGGCGTGGGCATTTTCGGCCACGCCACCGAGCCGCAGGCCAGGCTGGCCGACGGCGACCGCGTGGAAATCTACCGCGGCCTGAGTTTCGATCCCAAGGAATCGCGCCGCCGCCGCGCCGAACACCGCCGCGCC encodes:
- a CDS encoding type II toxin-antitoxin system RatA family toxin, with the translated sequence MHKVQRSVLVPYSAAQMFDLVADVEKYPEFMPWCGGAEVQTRDEHGMQASILISFAGMKQRFTTRNTHVYPDRIDLELVDGPFSSLVGHWEFQPLAEDACKVLFTMEYAFSNRALEMVVGPVFNRIATSFIDSFTKRAQAKYGE
- a CDS encoding RnfH family protein encodes the protein MANEPSVAQIGVSVCYALPGHVWLRELRLPDGATVADALAASGFAQAFPVVQPWTRGVGIFGHATEPQARLADGDRVEIYRGLSFDPKESRRRRAEHRRAKTAKNGRVRPAGLL